A window of uncultured Litoreibacter sp. contains these coding sequences:
- a CDS encoding ABC transporter ATP-binding protein encodes MSDVAIRLTGIKKHYNAGKPNEIQVLRGAELSVGRGEVVALVAPSGAGKSTLLHIAGLLDTPDAGKVEIAGEDLTGRSDRARTNARRSQIGFVYQFHHLLPEFTAAENILLPQLAAGISRKEAEARAQELLDKVGVGKRADHRPGALSGGEQQRVAFCRALANGPGLLLADEPTGNLDPATSDQVFEALIALARDTGLAALIATHNMELAARMDRTVRLQDGVLV; translated from the coding sequence ATGAGTGATGTGGCCATTCGCCTGACGGGCATCAAGAAGCATTACAATGCAGGTAAACCCAACGAAATTCAGGTGCTGCGCGGGGCCGAGCTGTCAGTAGGGCGCGGCGAAGTCGTGGCTTTGGTCGCACCTTCGGGGGCGGGCAAATCAACGCTGCTGCATATAGCAGGGCTGCTCGATACGCCTGACGCAGGCAAGGTGGAAATCGCGGGGGAGGACCTCACCGGCCGCTCCGACCGCGCGCGGACCAATGCGCGGCGGTCGCAGATCGGGTTCGTATACCAATTCCACCACCTACTGCCGGAATTCACCGCCGCCGAGAACATTCTGCTGCCGCAGCTGGCCGCGGGCATTTCGCGCAAAGAGGCCGAGGCGCGGGCGCAAGAGTTGCTCGACAAGGTCGGCGTCGGCAAACGGGCGGATCACCGCCCCGGCGCTTTGTCCGGCGGCGAACAGCAGCGCGTCGCCTTCTGCCGTGCCTTGGCGAATGGGCCGGGGTTGTTGCTGGCGGATGAGCCCACCGGCAATCTGGACCCGGCGACCTCCGACCAGGTGTTCGAGGCGCTGATAGCCCTGGCGCGCGACACGGGGCTGGCCGCGCTGATTGCCACGCATAATATGGAGCTGGCCGCCCGCATGGACCGCACGGTCAGGCTGCAGGACGGGGTGCTGGTGTAG
- a CDS encoding lipoprotein-releasing ABC transporter permease subunit, giving the protein MIAWRYIRAKRAEGGVSVMTWISLIGITLAVAALIITLAVRSGFRYEFVDTILGANAHITVYDAGANAGSARVISDYDARAKAISTADGVVRAAPLVKGQVMATGRGRNAGVEVFGIRASDFEGIRRVIEPQEAYGDWSRFDEGIAIGSGVARELGVGPGDKIRLISPNGTKTPFGTSPRVAAFEVVYVFRVGRYDIDRTRVYMPFEKAQDYFNREGLADEIEVILDDPENIAKGEIEVMKVAGNNVLLWTWRDSSGAFLQALEMEDNVMFLILGILVLIASMNIVSGLIMLVKNKGRDIGILRTMGLSEGSVLRVFFICGAGIGVIGTIAGLILGCLFAIYIDQIFDVVNYIAGGGVWDPSVRMISKLPARLEMGDVMSAISLSLFLSFVVTIFPARRAARMNPVEALRYE; this is encoded by the coding sequence ATGATCGCATGGCGCTACATCCGCGCCAAACGAGCCGAGGGCGGCGTGTCGGTCATGACTTGGATTTCGCTCATTGGCATCACGCTGGCCGTGGCCGCGCTGATCATCACCTTGGCCGTGCGGTCGGGGTTCCGCTACGAATTTGTTGATACGATCTTGGGCGCGAACGCCCATATCACCGTCTATGACGCGGGCGCGAATGCGGGTTCGGCGCGGGTGATTTCGGATTATGACGCGCGGGCGAAAGCCATTTCCACCGCAGACGGCGTGGTCCGCGCCGCGCCTTTGGTCAAGGGCCAGGTCATGGCCACAGGCCGTGGCCGCAACGCAGGCGTCGAAGTGTTCGGCATCCGCGCCAGCGATTTCGAGGGCATCCGCCGCGTGATTGAACCGCAAGAGGCCTATGGCGACTGGTCGCGCTTTGACGAGGGCATTGCCATCGGGTCCGGCGTGGCGCGTGAACTAGGCGTGGGGCCGGGCGACAAGATCCGGCTGATCTCGCCTAACGGGACGAAAACGCCGTTTGGCACCTCGCCGCGCGTTGCTGCGTTCGAGGTGGTCTACGTCTTCCGCGTCGGCCGCTACGACATTGATCGAACGCGCGTCTACATGCCGTTTGAAAAGGCGCAGGATTACTTCAACCGCGAGGGGTTGGCCGACGAAATTGAAGTCATTCTGGACGACCCGGAAAACATCGCAAAAGGCGAAATCGAGGTCATGAAAGTCGCAGGTAACAACGTGCTGCTTTGGACATGGCGTGACTCGTCAGGTGCGTTCCTGCAGGCGCTGGAGATGGAGGATAACGTCATGTTCCTCATCCTCGGCATCCTTGTCCTCATTGCATCCATGAACATCGTCTCAGGTCTGATTATGCTGGTGAAGAACAAGGGTCGCGACATCGGCATCCTGCGCACGATGGGGCTGTCTGAGGGCTCCGTGCTGCGCGTCTTCTTCATTTGCGGCGCGGGCATTGGCGTTATTGGCACCATCGCGGGGCTGATCCTCGGTTGCCTCTTCGCCATCTACATTGACCAGATTTTCGACGTGGTGAATTACATCGCGGGCGGTGGGGTCTGGGACCCGTCCGTGCGGATGATTTCCAAGCTACCGGCACGGCTGGAAATGGGCGATGTCATGTCCGCCATCTCCCTGTCGCTGTTTCTCAGCTTCGTCGTTACCATCTTCCCCGCCCGCCGCGCGGCGCGGATGAACCCGGTGGAGGCCTTGCGCTATGAGTGA
- a CDS encoding YceI family protein: MFKSFKTLALVASLMAAGSMAYADGHAKGWTLDGDNSRLVFGSIKGDTTGEAHSFNTISGAVGADGAAMIEVDLASVQTNIDIRNERMLEHVFKGAGTATLSANIDMSEVSELPVGGMTTFEIEGTLSLLGSEVDLDAEMFAVRLSDTSAMVTTNNIIFVETEDLGITEGVNKLMELASLDSITRTSPVVMRLVFNLDE; the protein is encoded by the coding sequence ATGTTCAAATCTTTCAAAACCCTCGCGCTTGTCGCCAGCCTGATGGCCGCAGGATCAATGGCTTACGCCGATGGCCACGCCAAAGGTTGGACGCTGGATGGCGACAATTCCCGCCTCGTGTTCGGCTCTATCAAAGGCGACACAACGGGCGAGGCGCACAGCTTCAACACCATCTCAGGCGCAGTTGGCGCGGATGGCGCGGCGATGATCGAGGTCGACCTGGCCTCCGTGCAAACCAATATCGACATTCGCAACGAACGCATGTTGGAGCATGTTTTCAAAGGCGCGGGCACCGCGACGCTGTCTGCCAATATCGACATGTCCGAGGTCAGCGAACTGCCAGTTGGCGGCATGACCACCTTCGAGATCGAGGGCACCCTGTCGCTGCTGGGCTCAGAGGTTGATCTGGACGCCGAAATGTTCGCGGTCCGACTGTCTGACACCTCCGCCATGGTGACGACCAACAACATCATCTTTGTTGAGACCGAAGACCTTGGCATCACCGAGGGCGTCAACAAGCTGATGGAACTGGCCAGCCTGGATTCCATCACCCGCACCTCGCCAGTGGTGATGCGGCTTGTGTTCAATCTCGACGAGTAG
- a CDS encoding bifunctional 2',3'-cyclic-nucleotide 2'-phosphodiesterase/3'-nucleotidase — MTIQLTRRGFVAGTAGLIALHPFSARAATNQAHLRIMETTDLHVHVFPYDYYADKPRDTVGLARTASLIKAIRDEATNSLLIDNGDFLQGNPMGDYIAYERGMKEGDLHPVIEAMNTLGFDASTLGNHEFNYGLEFLMKALAGANFPVVNANVVTEMGSDPTKDKTLIPPYVILDHKVTDGAGVEHDIKVGLIGFVPPQIMGWDRRHLEGNVQARDVIETAQAYLPQMKEQGADIIVALSHSGIGAPTAEDGMENAAVPLAGLDGVDAILTGHSHLVFPSPAYENFTGTDLDAGTLMGTPAVMGGFWGSHMGLIDLLVEKDGNEWRVVSAESEARPISKRNEDRSTTALVESDEAVLASVQQEHDETLAYVRRAVGKTDAPLHSYFALVADDPSVQIVSIAQLWYIEQMMKGTEHEGLPILSAAAPFKAGGRGGPEYFTDVPEGDVAIKNVSDLYLYPNTARAVRVTGTQVKDWLERSAGIFNQVEPGAQDVVLLNPDFPSYNFDVIDGVEYQIDLSQPSKYDPKGVLLNEDASRIVNLTYNGEPLDMNAEFIIATNNYRAGGGGSFPGATPDTTIFEGPDTNRDVIVRYIVEKGTISPRADANWTFKPMEGTTVLFDTGPAAKAYATDVPGVTIEEAGDGPDGFARFRISL; from the coding sequence ATGACCATTCAACTCACCCGTCGTGGCTTTGTCGCAGGGACCGCAGGGCTGATCGCGCTGCACCCGTTCTCGGCCCGCGCCGCCACCAACCAAGCACATCTGCGGATCATGGAGACCACCGACCTGCATGTGCATGTTTTCCCTTACGACTATTACGCCGACAAACCCCGCGACACCGTTGGGCTGGCCCGCACCGCCTCCCTGATCAAGGCGATCCGGGACGAGGCCACCAATTCGCTGCTGATCGACAATGGCGACTTCCTGCAGGGCAACCCGATGGGCGACTACATCGCCTACGAGCGGGGCATGAAGGAAGGCGACCTGCACCCGGTGATCGAGGCGATGAACACGCTGGGCTTTGATGCCTCCACGCTGGGCAACCATGAATTCAACTACGGGCTGGAGTTCCTGATGAAGGCGCTTGCGGGCGCGAATTTCCCGGTGGTGAATGCCAACGTGGTCACCGAAATGGGCAGCGACCCCACCAAGGACAAAACGCTGATCCCGCCCTATGTGATCCTCGATCATAAGGTCACAGACGGCGCGGGGGTCGAACATGACATCAAGGTCGGCCTCATCGGCTTCGTGCCGCCGCAGATCATGGGCTGGGACCGCCGCCATCTGGAAGGCAACGTTCAGGCCCGCGACGTCATCGAGACCGCGCAGGCCTACCTGCCGCAGATGAAGGAACAAGGCGCGGACATTATCGTCGCTCTGTCGCATTCCGGTATCGGCGCACCGACGGCGGAGGACGGAATGGAAAACGCGGCGGTGCCGCTGGCGGGTCTGGACGGCGTCGACGCCATTTTGACTGGCCACAGCCATCTGGTCTTCCCCTCACCTGCCTACGAGAACTTCACCGGCACCGACCTGGATGCGGGCACGTTGATGGGTACGCCTGCGGTGATGGGGGGCTTCTGGGGCAGCCATATGGGGCTGATCGACCTGCTGGTCGAGAAGGACGGCAATGAATGGCGTGTGGTTTCTGCTGAATCCGAGGCGCGGCCCATTTCCAAGCGCAACGAGGATCGTTCGACCACGGCGCTGGTGGAAAGCGATGAAGCGGTGCTTGCCTCTGTGCAGCAAGAGCATGACGAGACGCTGGCCTATGTGCGCCGCGCAGTTGGCAAAACCGACGCGCCGCTGCACAGCTACTTCGCCTTGGTGGCGGATGACCCGTCCGTGCAAATCGTGTCGATTGCCCAGCTTTGGTATATCGAGCAGATGATGAAGGGCACCGAACATGAGGGCCTGCCGATCCTGTCGGCTGCGGCACCATTCAAGGCCGGTGGTCGCGGCGGGCCGGAGTATTTCACTGACGTGCCCGAAGGCGATGTGGCGATCAAGAACGTCTCGGACCTGTATCTCTACCCCAACACCGCCCGCGCGGTGCGGGTGACGGGGACCCAAGTGAAGGACTGGCTGGAACGCTCCGCCGGTATCTTCAATCAGGTCGAGCCCGGCGCGCAGGACGTGGTGCTGCTGAACCCGGATTTCCCCAGCTACAATTTCGATGTGATCGACGGGGTCGAATACCAGATCGACCTGTCGCAGCCGTCGAAATACGACCCAAAGGGCGTGTTGCTGAACGAGGATGCCTCGCGGATTGTGAACCTCACCTACAATGGCGAACCGCTTGATATGAATGCGGAATTCATCATTGCGACCAACAACTACCGCGCGGGCGGCGGTGGGTCTTTCCCCGGGGCCACGCCCGATACGACCATCTTTGAAGGCCCCGACACGAACCGCGACGTCATCGTGCGCTACATCGTCGAGAAAGGCACGATCAGCCCGCGCGCAGACGCCAACTGGACCTTCAAACCGATGGAGGGAACGACCGTGTTGTTTGACACAGGGCCAGCGGCGAAAGCCTATGCAACGGATGTACCCGGCGTCACAATCGAGGAAGCCGGGGACGGGCCGGACGGGTTCGCCCGGTTCCGTATCTCGCTTTAG
- a CDS encoding alpha/beta hydrolase, with product MFEGFKSFAHVIGDVTIHGRVGGSGPPLLLLHGYPQTHVMWHKMAPDLAKRFTVIAPDLRGYGASTCPRTRDDHSQMSKREMAADMVALMRGFGFKTFDIMAHDRGARVAHRLGMDSPYAVRKMIILDIAPTREMYANTTLGFARTYAHWFYLTEPYPLPERMIEADPRDFWNKKCTFGAAGDGPFSDEARDAYHNAFSNKAVIHASCEDYRAAATIDIAHDDADGARKLTCPIHVLWGAHGAIEAYFDCLELWKLRAETVTGKSLPGAHYLAEELPERVLREAFVFLGVGAVSREGGA from the coding sequence ATGTTCGAAGGTTTCAAGAGTTTCGCCCACGTCATCGGCGACGTTACAATTCATGGCCGGGTCGGAGGGTCGGGTCCGCCGCTGCTGTTGCTGCACGGGTACCCGCAAACCCATGTGATGTGGCACAAGATGGCCCCCGATCTGGCAAAGCGGTTCACGGTGATTGCGCCCGATCTGCGCGGCTACGGGGCGTCTACCTGCCCACGCACCCGCGACGACCACAGCCAAATGTCCAAGCGCGAGATGGCCGCCGATATGGTGGCGTTGATGCGCGGCTTCGGGTTCAAGACTTTCGACATCATGGCCCATGACCGCGGCGCGCGGGTGGCGCACCGGTTGGGCATGGACAGCCCCTACGCGGTGCGCAAGATGATCATCCTCGACATTGCGCCCACGCGGGAGATGTACGCAAACACCACGCTGGGTTTTGCGCGCACCTACGCGCATTGGTTCTACCTGACCGAGCCCTATCCCCTGCCCGAGCGGATGATCGAGGCTGACCCGCGTGACTTCTGGAACAAGAAATGCACCTTCGGCGCGGCGGGCGACGGGCCGTTCTCCGACGAGGCGCGCGATGCCTATCACAACGCGTTTTCCAACAAGGCGGTGATCCATGCGTCGTGCGAGGACTATCGCGCCGCGGCGACCATCGATATCGCCCATGACGACGCGGACGGAGCCCGAAAGCTGACCTGCCCCATCCATGTGCTTTGGGGCGCGCATGGCGCGATCGAGGCCTATTTCGACTGTCTGGAACTGTGGAAGCTCAGGGCGGAGACCGTCACCGGCAAATCGCTGCCCGGCGCGCATTATCTGGCCGAAGAGCTGCCCGAACGCGTCTTGCGAGAAGCGTTCGTGTTTTTGGGGGTCGGCGCGGTGTCGCGCGAGGGCGGCGCATAG
- a CDS encoding glycosyltransferase family 25 protein has translation MTPIYYINLDRVPERRTFMDDQFAAQGLRAERISAVDAFDNPQPAEYCPAGWLSRWSLTTSEVACFESHRVAWRAVRDGEAPFGVIMEDDAILSAGFGDALASLSEAGRLADVIKLDGANQPRRLGPVVDMGGVSLRPLIQTIGSAAAYALSRESAARLEKRAARYCDHLDDFIFTPSRDWRPMQMTPAVAVQGMFIEDEASDRADSVDNSERTSDTRINADDGRGPPLYRLSKELKRGGRKLGWKLWGDGRLIANGGLIGCPPLADDLGQYRR, from the coding sequence GTGACACCCATCTACTACATCAATCTGGACCGCGTTCCCGAACGGCGGACCTTCATGGATGACCAGTTCGCGGCCCAGGGGCTGCGGGCAGAACGTATCTCGGCGGTCGACGCCTTCGACAACCCACAACCCGCTGAATACTGCCCAGCCGGGTGGCTAAGCCGCTGGAGCCTGACCACATCCGAAGTCGCCTGTTTCGAAAGCCACCGGGTCGCATGGCGGGCGGTCCGTGATGGCGAGGCGCCATTCGGGGTCATCATGGAAGATGACGCGATCCTGAGTGCAGGGTTTGGCGATGCATTGGCCTCCCTTTCCGAAGCCGGGCGGCTGGCCGACGTCATCAAGCTGGATGGGGCCAATCAACCCCGCCGGTTGGGCCCTGTTGTCGATATGGGCGGCGTGTCTCTGCGGCCGTTGATCCAGACCATCGGCAGCGCCGCTGCCTACGCGCTGAGCCGGGAAAGCGCGGCCCGGTTGGAAAAGCGCGCAGCGCGCTATTGCGACCATCTCGATGATTTCATCTTCACGCCCAGCCGTGATTGGCGGCCAATGCAGATGACGCCTGCCGTCGCGGTGCAGGGGATGTTTATCGAGGACGAGGCCAGCGACCGGGCTGACAGCGTCGACAACAGCGAACGCACCTCCGACACTCGCATCAACGCCGATGACGGGCGGGGGCCGCCTTTATACCGCCTTTCAAAAGAGCTGAAACGCGGCGGGCGCAAGCTGGGCTGGAAGCTCTGGGGTGATGGTCGCCTAATAGCCAATGGCGGGCTGATCGGATGCCCGCCACTGGCCGATGATTTGGGTCAGTACCGCCGCTAA
- a CDS encoding alpha/beta hydrolase has protein sequence MTLTPAPLHADVADGPADGKAYWLTCPDGVKIRAGVWGAETGTKGTVLLFPGRTEFIEKYGRAAAGFTARGYAVVVIDWRGQGLADRLLPDRALGHVGSFKDYQTDVATLLGLVEDLALPKPLSLFAHSMGGCIGLRALVEDLTVTSAVFTGPMWGIAMTNSKRSLGWVASTAAHNLGLGNIISPGTLPETYVLSNPFDDNMLTTDPEMFDYMKRQVTKYPDLALGGPTLSWLNHALRECRALAAHPTPNVPCLTYLGTNERIVDKDAIHDRMGRWPNGELVIIEDGEHEIIMECEAVREQVYEAADALFTKHA, from the coding sequence GTGACGCTGACCCCTGCGCCTCTGCATGCGGACGTGGCCGATGGCCCCGCCGATGGCAAAGCCTATTGGCTGACCTGTCCTGACGGGGTCAAAATCCGTGCAGGCGTTTGGGGAGCCGAGACCGGCACCAAGGGAACGGTGCTGCTGTTCCCCGGCCGCACCGAATTTATCGAGAAATACGGCCGTGCCGCCGCTGGCTTCACCGCGCGCGGATACGCCGTGGTGGTCATCGACTGGCGGGGCCAAGGCTTGGCGGACCGCCTGCTGCCTGACCGCGCCTTGGGCCATGTGGGGTCCTTCAAAGACTACCAAACCGACGTGGCCACGCTGCTCGGATTGGTCGAAGACCTCGCGCTGCCCAAACCGCTGTCGCTGTTTGCCCATTCCATGGGCGGCTGCATCGGCTTGCGTGCGTTGGTCGAAGACCTGACGGTCACCTCCGCCGTCTTCACCGGCCCGATGTGGGGCATCGCGATGACCAACAGCAAACGGTCCCTGGGCTGGGTCGCCTCGACGGCGGCGCATAACCTTGGGCTGGGCAACATTATCTCGCCGGGCACGCTGCCGGAGACATATGTGCTGTCCAACCCGTTTGACGACAACATGCTGACCACCGACCCCGAGATGTTCGACTACATGAAACGGCAGGTCACCAAATACCCCGACCTCGCCCTTGGCGGCCCGACGCTCAGCTGGCTCAACCACGCCCTGCGCGAATGCCGCGCGCTTGCTGCGCATCCAACGCCGAATGTGCCGTGCCTGACCTATCTCGGCACGAATGAGCGGATCGTGGACAAAGACGCCATCCATGACCGCATGGGCCGTTGGCCAAACGGCGAGCTGGTGATCATCGAAGACGGTGAGCACGAGATCATCATGGAATGCGAAGCTGTGCGCGAGCAGGTCTACGAGGCTGCGGACGCATTGTTTACCAAACACGCCTGA
- a CDS encoding SCP2 sterol-binding domain-containing protein, with translation MSDVITKAVEALSAKLDGGFDGSVKFAIEGEGAIMVDANGVRAGDEGAECTMSADAETFEAILDGDLNPTAAFMSGKLAVDGDMGQAMKLGAVLS, from the coding sequence ATGAGCGACGTCATTACCAAAGCGGTAGAAGCATTGTCGGCAAAATTGGACGGCGGCTTTGACGGCTCGGTCAAGTTCGCCATCGAAGGCGAAGGCGCCATTATGGTTGACGCAAACGGCGTGCGCGCAGGCGACGAAGGCGCGGAATGCACCATGTCGGCAGACGCCGAAACCTTCGAGGCCATCCTCGACGGTGACCTGAACCCAACCGCAGCCTTCATGTCCGGCAAGCTCGCCGTCGATGGCGACATGGGCCAAGCCATGAAACTGGGTGCCGTCCTGTCGTGA
- a CDS encoding tetratricopeptide repeat protein codes for MKFSTHILNTVVAAFLLTAPVSGPAFADEAELNKLFDSLAEPEQENWESIEKAIWREWSDSGSKAMNLLLNRGRRAMSDGKIEEAIDHFTALTDHAPDFAEGWNMRATAYFGAGHYGLSIADIQRTLALNPRHFGAMQGLGRMLEELDDSQNALTAYQAAYAIHPHRPGLKEAVERLEQQVSGQDL; via the coding sequence ATGAAGTTTTCAACACATATCCTCAACACTGTCGTTGCGGCATTTTTGCTTACGGCACCGGTATCTGGGCCGGCATTCGCCGACGAGGCCGAGCTCAACAAGCTTTTTGACAGCCTTGCCGAGCCCGAACAAGAAAATTGGGAAAGCATAGAGAAGGCGATTTGGCGGGAATGGTCCGATAGCGGATCCAAGGCGATGAACCTGCTGCTCAATCGCGGGCGGCGCGCGATGAGCGACGGCAAGATTGAAGAGGCCATCGACCATTTCACCGCGCTGACCGACCATGCGCCGGATTTTGCCGAAGGCTGGAACATGCGCGCGACCGCCTATTTCGGGGCGGGGCATTACGGGCTGTCGATCGCCGATATCCAACGCACGTTGGCTTTGAACCCCCGGCACTTCGGCGCCATGCAGGGTTTGGGGCGCATGTTGGAGGAATTGGATGACAGCCAAAACGCGCTGACCGCCTACCAGGCGGCTTACGCTATACATCCCCACCGGCCCGGCCTAAAAGAGGCGGTAGAGAGGCTGGAACAACAGGTGTCCGGCCAAGATTTGTAA